One genomic segment of Catalinimonas alkaloidigena includes these proteins:
- a CDS encoding M14 family metallopeptidase, producing the protein MKKQIQYFTVLCIWLTSLFPAYAQNIPSPEEVIGFQMGADYKIADYTQITDYLKLLDERSERAMMQEIGTSVLGKPMYVMFISSEENLKQLDRWKEISTKMARARISDEEAQELAQEGKAIVWIDGGIHSTEKAATQFPPELAYMVVTEETPEMQKIRDNVIFMLMPNINPDGLDIVADWYKKNLGTPYETTNPPVLYHYYVGHDDNRDWFMNTQPETRAVTNMLFREWYPQIVHNQHQSSPRWARIFIPPFSKPVNPNIHPGVVHGVNMVGNEMASRFAIKKMPGVVSDVTFTMWWNGGLRTAPYYHNQIGILTETAHTTPTPRFYPPDSLPKTIGNGIPTDGTAINYPDPWKGGESHFRDAVEYMLTAGMATLSIGADRKSKWLYDMYKMGRDAIEREEETFAYVIPAEQWDSGEAYNLVNILMQGGIEVHQASRDFEASGQSFKEGDFVLYGSQPFRPFLKDLLEKQEYPDLRLYPGGPPKTPYDLAGWTLPLQMGVKVLKVKEEFKAKTDELDEFLSLAEGEVNSGSYGYALSHRDNSSTLAVNKLLAEGEKVYWLSEASDDMEAGTIIIEKQGTTEAQINSLADELGLDFMAVNGEPAVDLYALQKPKIGLYKSWDANMDEGWTRWLLDQYVFDYDTLHDAEMRNGDLSQYHAIIIPDQSPREILHGHAPNTMPEEYTGGMGLAGALALQNYVEEGGTLITFDEASDFAIQQFGLPVKNVVSGLASKDFFIPGSLIKAVVKTGHPLTYGMQDTVAASFSRSRAFEIVKQSREGEGGKEDIEKAPEPLVETLVSYAKDDLLMSGWALGEKKAIGGKGAALRVQHGDGNVVLFGFRPQFRGQPRGTYKLIFNAIYSGTIDSMPTVQVEAEVSESE; encoded by the coding sequence ATGAAGAAACAGATACAATATTTCACTGTTCTATGCATTTGGCTTACATCCTTATTTCCAGCCTATGCACAAAATATTCCTTCCCCCGAAGAAGTGATTGGTTTTCAGATGGGGGCTGATTATAAGATAGCCGATTATACGCAAATTACGGACTATCTCAAACTATTAGATGAGCGCAGTGAGCGTGCCATGATGCAGGAGATTGGCACCTCTGTGCTGGGTAAGCCTATGTATGTGATGTTTATCTCCAGTGAAGAGAACCTTAAGCAACTGGACCGCTGGAAAGAGATCAGCACTAAAATGGCGCGTGCACGCATTTCTGACGAAGAGGCGCAAGAGCTTGCTCAGGAAGGTAAGGCGATCGTCTGGATAGATGGAGGTATACATTCTACCGAAAAAGCCGCTACCCAGTTTCCTCCTGAGCTAGCCTATATGGTCGTAACCGAAGAGACTCCCGAAATGCAGAAGATCAGAGATAATGTAATCTTCATGCTCATGCCCAACATCAATCCCGACGGTCTGGATATCGTAGCCGACTGGTACAAGAAAAACCTGGGCACTCCTTACGAAACCACTAATCCACCAGTGCTCTATCATTATTATGTAGGCCATGACGATAACCGTGACTGGTTTATGAATACGCAGCCTGAGACCCGGGCGGTCACGAATATGCTTTTCCGTGAGTGGTATCCTCAGATCGTTCATAACCAGCATCAAAGCTCACCTCGCTGGGCACGTATCTTTATCCCCCCTTTTTCCAAGCCGGTCAACCCTAATATTCATCCGGGTGTAGTGCATGGTGTCAATATGGTCGGTAACGAAATGGCTTCCCGCTTTGCCATTAAAAAAATGCCCGGTGTAGTATCTGATGTAACCTTTACCATGTGGTGGAATGGTGGCTTGCGTACAGCCCCCTATTACCATAACCAGATCGGTATACTTACCGAAACTGCGCATACTACCCCCACACCTCGCTTTTACCCTCCGGACTCTTTACCCAAAACTATTGGTAATGGTATCCCTACCGATGGTACGGCCATCAATTATCCGGACCCCTGGAAAGGAGGAGAATCACACTTTCGCGATGCGGTAGAGTATATGCTAACCGCGGGCATGGCGACCCTGAGCATCGGCGCCGACCGCAAATCAAAATGGCTGTACGATATGTACAAAATGGGAAGAGATGCTATTGAGCGTGAAGAGGAAACTTTCGCTTATGTTATTCCTGCTGAACAGTGGGATAGTGGCGAAGCCTATAATCTGGTGAACATCCTGATGCAAGGGGGTATTGAAGTACATCAGGCAAGCCGTGACTTTGAAGCCAGCGGCCAGTCGTTTAAAGAAGGGGACTTCGTACTCTACGGATCACAGCCGTTTCGCCCATTTCTGAAAGACCTCCTGGAGAAGCAGGAATACCCTGACTTGCGGCTTTATCCCGGCGGTCCTCCCAAAACTCCTTACGACCTGGCGGGCTGGACGCTTCCGCTACAGATGGGCGTAAAAGTTCTGAAAGTAAAAGAAGAGTTTAAAGCCAAAACTGATGAGTTAGACGAATTTTTGAGCCTGGCTGAGGGTGAGGTGAATAGCGGGAGCTACGGCTACGCCCTATCCCATCGTGATAACAGCAGCACCCTCGCTGTAAACAAGTTGCTGGCTGAGGGTGAGAAAGTGTACTGGCTGAGCGAAGCTTCCGATGATATGGAAGCAGGTACGATCATAATAGAAAAACAAGGCACTACCGAAGCGCAAATTAACAGCCTGGCCGATGAGCTTGGCTTAGATTTTATGGCTGTCAATGGTGAGCCAGCTGTTGATCTTTATGCACTACAAAAGCCAAAAATAGGTTTGTACAAATCCTGGGACGCCAATATGGATGAGGGCTGGACCCGCTGGTTACTTGATCAGTATGTATTTGATTACGACACGCTGCATGATGCGGAAATGCGTAATGGAGATTTATCCCAATACCATGCGATCATCATTCCTGACCAAAGCCCAAGAGAGATTTTACACGGCCATGCGCCTAATACCATGCCCGAAGAATACACGGGCGGTATGGGACTTGCCGGTGCCCTTGCTTTACAAAACTATGTGGAAGAGGGCGGCACACTCATCACTTTTGATGAAGCCAGTGACTTTGCCATTCAACAATTTGGGCTGCCTGTGAAAAATGTAGTTTCCGGCTTAGCCAGCAAAGATTTCTTCATTCCTGGCTCGCTGATCAAAGCTGTGGTCAAAACCGGTCATCCGCTTACCTATGGGATGCAGGACACTGTGGCAGCATCTTTCTCTCGAAGCAGGGCTTTTGAAATTGTAAAACAGTCTCGTGAAGGTGAGGGAGGCAAGGAAGACATTGAAAAAGCACCCGAACCTCTGGTAGAAACTCTGGTAAGTTATGCCAAAGATGATCTGCTAATGAGTGGCTGGGCTTTGGGTGAGAAGAAAGCCATCGGAGGCAAAGGCGCTGCACTCAGAGTTCAGCATGGAGATGGTAATGTGGTACTTTTCGGCTTCCGCCCCCAGTTCAGAGGACAGCCCAGAGGAACATACAAGCTGATTTTCAATGCCATCTACAGCGGTACGATTGATAGTATGCCTACCGTACAAGTAGAAGCGGAAGTTTCAGAAAGCGAATAA
- a CDS encoding SusD/RagB family nutrient-binding outer membrane lipoprotein encodes MKNTIYKRCLMCCLALSFSVSSCEFGDTNVDPSVPTDVSMAALLPSGQTAISWVIGGEVVRFSGLLTQQFRGINAQQLDNWKYLIREADTDGVWQRMYHNSLNTINIVIEKAQEQNAPHYEGAAKVLMAAGIGTFTDAFGDIPYSGAFQGDEGEFTIAYDSQQELYNTTIPQLLDDAIARLSAEESAGGSPGADDLIFGGDLDLWIAAAQSLKLRYTFQAAKQNPNAYEEALAMLPDVISSNEDDFEMYFGTLANEPNPQYQFTQSRSGNMRMDDYFVNAFTENDTRKPLFVGGINDFEFNGYYTSINSPVVLMSYVEVKFIEAESQLMKATPDIAAAKAALDEAVSASFSKITGVATSAAYQANLDERWNVAADKLQVLIDEKYIACYSQGITTWNNYRRTGYPALEFIEGGTNAFNANGEIPRRLPYPQEERLLNLENLPIKTPNLQTRFWWDQQ; translated from the coding sequence ATGAAAAATACTATATATAAAAGATGTTTGATGTGCTGCCTGGCACTGAGTTTCTCGGTAAGCTCTTGTGAGTTTGGTGACACAAATGTTGACCCTTCCGTGCCTACCGATGTATCCATGGCAGCGCTCTTACCTTCCGGACAGACGGCGATCTCCTGGGTAATAGGAGGGGAGGTCGTGCGTTTCAGCGGACTGCTCACCCAGCAGTTTCGTGGTATCAACGCGCAGCAACTGGACAACTGGAAATACCTCATTCGTGAAGCTGATACTGATGGAGTATGGCAGCGGATGTACCACAATTCATTGAATACCATCAACATTGTGATTGAGAAAGCACAAGAGCAAAACGCGCCCCATTATGAAGGTGCAGCCAAAGTGCTGATGGCAGCAGGTATCGGTACATTTACAGATGCCTTCGGAGATATTCCTTATTCAGGAGCTTTTCAGGGTGATGAGGGGGAGTTTACCATAGCCTACGATAGCCAGCAGGAATTGTACAACACAACCATTCCGCAGCTTTTGGATGATGCCATTGCCAGGCTAAGTGCTGAAGAGAGTGCAGGAGGAAGCCCCGGTGCTGACGACCTTATCTTCGGCGGCGATCTTGATCTGTGGATAGCCGCTGCCCAATCCCTTAAGCTGCGCTATACATTTCAGGCAGCCAAGCAGAACCCTAATGCGTATGAAGAGGCATTAGCGATGCTACCCGATGTAATTTCTTCTAATGAAGATGATTTTGAAATGTATTTTGGTACGCTGGCCAACGAACCCAACCCCCAGTACCAGTTTACTCAGAGTCGTTCGGGTAATATGCGTATGGACGATTATTTTGTCAATGCGTTTACTGAAAATGATACGCGTAAGCCCTTATTCGTGGGAGGAATCAATGATTTTGAGTTCAACGGTTATTACACTTCTATCAATTCTCCGGTGGTACTGATGAGTTATGTGGAAGTAAAGTTTATAGAAGCGGAATCGCAGCTGATGAAAGCTACTCCTGATATAGCGGCAGCTAAAGCAGCGTTGGATGAAGCAGTATCGGCCTCATTCAGCAAAATTACGGGTGTGGCTACATCCGCTGCTTATCAGGCGAATCTGGATGAACGCTGGAATGTTGCGGCAGATAAGCTGCAGGTGCTGATTGATGAAAAATATATTGCTTGCTATTCACAAGGGATCACGACCTGGAATAATTACCGGAGGACCGGCTATCCTGCGCTGGAATTTATAGAAGGAGGTACGAATGCTTTTAATGCCAATGGAGAAATTCCTCGTCGCTTACCCTATCCGCAGGAAGAGCGTCTGTTGAACCTGGAGAATTTGCCCATCAAGACGCCTAATTTACAAACCCGCTTTTGGTGGGATCAGCAATAG
- a CDS encoding amidase produces the protein MKYFITTLLTAAITATLCYIIMVPEETEEVTATDIRAAQKLIAMDFDAQEIDTMLQDLNNNVERYQFMHAYRLKNEVLPALVFDPLPQGFVPDSNYITLQWNIPDDVALPANREEIAFYNIRQLASLIKNQKITSTELTKLYIDRIRQYDDTLHSVITITEDLAMRQAAKADEEISRGNYRGPLHGIPYGVKDLLAVEGYKTTWGSATHKDQTLDYTATVVKKLEVAGAVLIAKTTSGALARGDVWFGGTTKNPWDLEQGASGSSAGSASATAAGLVGFSIGTETMGSIVSPSTRCGASGLRPTFGRVSRNGVMTLSWSLDKVGPICRSAEDCAIVFDAINGLDEADKSTRTLPFNYDGEVDFSAIRFGFLEDYFEEDTVNINNDASLEKLRALGADMQAVSMPDSSALPVKVLSLIMYAEAGAAFDDLTRYNLDDAMVRQGEGARPNALRQSRFIPAVEYIMANRYRYQLIQEMEKLMEEVDVIVAPTRGFRQLLITNMTGHPVVVVPNGFDDEGHPQSITFVGKLYDEATILEVAKAYQEATEHDEQHPEYFINEANLTASK, from the coding sequence ATGAAATATTTTATCACTACCCTTCTTACCGCTGCTATCACAGCTACCCTTTGTTATATCATTATGGTTCCTGAAGAGACTGAAGAGGTAACGGCAACTGACATAAGAGCTGCGCAAAAGCTTATTGCAATGGATTTTGATGCTCAGGAGATTGACACCATGCTTCAGGATCTGAACAATAATGTAGAGCGCTATCAGTTCATGCATGCGTACCGTTTGAAAAATGAAGTACTCCCCGCGCTAGTCTTCGATCCTCTTCCTCAGGGATTTGTACCTGACAGCAACTACATAACCCTTCAGTGGAATATACCTGATGATGTGGCCCTACCGGCAAATCGTGAAGAAATTGCCTTTTACAATATCAGGCAGCTGGCTTCACTCATCAAAAACCAGAAAATCACTTCTACCGAGCTTACCAAACTCTACATTGATCGTATCAGGCAATATGATGATACGCTGCACAGCGTAATTACGATTACTGAAGACCTGGCGATGCGGCAGGCAGCCAAAGCAGATGAGGAAATCAGCCGGGGTAATTACCGGGGGCCATTACACGGCATTCCCTATGGGGTAAAAGATCTGCTGGCAGTAGAAGGGTATAAAACCACCTGGGGTTCAGCTACACATAAAGATCAGACGCTGGACTATACAGCGACCGTCGTAAAAAAGCTGGAAGTTGCCGGGGCGGTATTGATTGCCAAAACTACTTCAGGAGCATTGGCCAGAGGAGACGTATGGTTTGGAGGAACTACCAAAAATCCCTGGGATCTGGAGCAAGGTGCCAGTGGTTCTTCCGCAGGCTCAGCTTCCGCAACAGCCGCGGGATTAGTAGGTTTTTCTATCGGTACCGAAACCATGGGCTCTATCGTTTCTCCCTCTACCCGTTGCGGTGCATCCGGTCTACGCCCTACCTTCGGACGAGTTAGCCGAAATGGCGTCATGACTTTGAGCTGGAGTTTGGATAAAGTCGGTCCAATCTGTCGCTCTGCCGAAGACTGTGCCATTGTATTTGATGCGATCAATGGATTAGATGAAGCGGATAAGAGTACGCGCACTCTACCTTTTAACTATGATGGAGAAGTTGATTTCTCAGCAATCAGGTTTGGCTTCCTGGAAGATTATTTTGAGGAAGATACTGTCAATATTAATAATGATGCCAGCCTGGAAAAACTGCGTGCCTTAGGCGCGGATATGCAGGCGGTAAGCATGCCTGATAGTAGCGCACTACCTGTAAAAGTACTTTCTCTCATCATGTACGCAGAGGCCGGGGCAGCCTTTGACGACCTTACCCGCTACAACCTGGATGACGCCATGGTAAGGCAAGGCGAAGGTGCCAGACCAAATGCCCTGAGGCAGTCACGTTTTATACCGGCAGTGGAGTATATCATGGCCAATCGCTACCGCTATCAGTTGATTCAGGAAATGGAAAAGCTCATGGAAGAGGTAGATGTGATAGTAGCTCCTACCCGAGGTTTCAGACAACTGCTGATCACGAATATGACGGGGCACCCGGTTGTAGTTGTACCCAATGGTTTTGACGATGAAGGTCACCCGCAAAGCATTACTTTTGTTGGTAAGCTGTACGATGAGGCTACTATACTGGAAGTGGCAAAAGCTTATCAGGAAGCTACCGAACATGATGAGCAACATCCTGAGTACTTTATCAATGAAGCTAATCTGACTGCCAGCAAATAA
- a CDS encoding sensor histidine kinase, whose translation MEKRRQGFSFLNLSKEERQKFLQYNYTEDKYNFSRGALVAALINLCMLPIEFMKMTEYGVTFWIRVSITLLFISVYLGIKNYRGSAQSFQWISWSLMLVVTLAGITNDFFSDMHDLFLSNFLTGAIFFLHVLSGLYLRKSVVLNAIILLIYTAYAFTLGQSNEQLIIELPDLVSISLFAAFFGYLVQKNKYDRYQQSLIIERQYEEIRKEHDEYQKLNTVKDRLLSILSHDVRSPLDSLQGFVHLLENKLLNKEEVDELLPSLKAKLSRTTEFVGHTLLWTKNQIGGFTPKLTPMNVKDLLQKTVNLYEHHLKEKEIEVEIDCADSLCMEADEEMAYIVARNLLNNAIKFTPRTKTIVLAAEVNDHHIVISVIDEGVGISEEQVEHIFSVIQQPSLGTRGEKGTGLGLSLSKEFMEKIGGDLTIESNKPRAGATSRMYFPKSEA comes from the coding sequence TTGGAGAAGAGACGTCAAGGATTTTCATTTCTTAACCTAAGCAAAGAAGAGAGACAAAAGTTTTTGCAATATAATTATACAGAAGATAAGTATAATTTTAGCAGAGGGGCTTTGGTAGCTGCCCTGATCAACCTGTGCATGTTACCCATTGAGTTTATGAAAATGACCGAATATGGAGTCACTTTCTGGATAAGGGTATCTATTACGCTTTTATTTATATCAGTATATCTGGGAATCAAAAACTATCGTGGTTCCGCCCAGAGTTTTCAGTGGATTTCGTGGTCTCTTATGTTGGTGGTGACGCTTGCGGGTATCACGAACGATTTTTTTTCAGACATGCATGACCTTTTCCTGTCCAATTTCCTGACCGGGGCAATTTTCTTTTTGCATGTACTGAGTGGGTTGTACCTTAGAAAAAGCGTGGTGCTTAATGCGATTATTTTACTAATTTATACTGCCTATGCCTTTACACTGGGACAATCCAATGAGCAGCTTATCATAGAACTGCCCGACCTGGTTAGTATTTCATTGTTTGCGGCTTTCTTTGGCTACCTAGTACAAAAAAACAAGTATGACCGTTACCAGCAATCGCTGATCATTGAGCGGCAGTATGAGGAGATACGCAAAGAACATGATGAATACCAAAAACTGAATACGGTAAAGGATCGTCTGTTGTCTATTTTGTCTCATGATGTGCGCTCTCCCCTGGATTCCCTGCAGGGCTTTGTGCATCTGCTGGAAAACAAGCTTTTGAATAAGGAGGAGGTGGATGAACTACTGCCCAGCCTGAAGGCTAAACTAAGCCGTACCACCGAGTTTGTGGGACATACGCTGCTCTGGACGAAAAACCAGATCGGTGGCTTTACGCCTAAGCTAACCCCTATGAATGTCAAAGATTTGCTACAGAAAACGGTAAATCTGTATGAACACCATCTAAAGGAAAAAGAAATTGAGGTGGAAATTGATTGTGCTGATAGCCTTTGCATGGAGGCAGATGAAGAGATGGCATATATCGTAGCCAGAAACCTGCTCAATAATGCGATTAAGTTTACCCCCAGGACCAAAACCATTGTACTGGCCGCGGAGGTGAATGATCATCATATCGTGATCAGCGTGATAGATGAGGGGGTAGGAATATCCGAGGAGCAGGTAGAACATATTTTTAGTGTCATTCAGCAGCCCTCGCTGGGTACAAGGGGGGAAAAAGGTACCGGACTGGGCCTGAGCTTAAGTAAAGAGTTTATGGAAAAAATAGGAGGCGACCTGACCATTGAATCCAATAAACCCAGGGCAGGAGCTACCAGCCGTATGTATTTTCCCAAGTCAGAAGCTTAG
- a CDS encoding YybH family protein encodes MRTLSFKYKLFVFCLILSSAACTTEKQNATVNSGEDVEAITAASAARAEAFNNSDAAGIAEHFTEDAILMAPAEPARQGRAAVQDYYQTIFDAYEVTLDSHYEEVEVSGDMAYGRGEAIVRLTPKGGGETTTAASKYLNILKRQPDGSWKTTHDVWNANE; translated from the coding sequence ATGCGCACCTTATCATTTAAGTATAAACTGTTTGTATTCTGTTTGATCTTATCCAGTGCTGCCTGTACTACCGAAAAGCAGAATGCTACCGTAAATTCAGGTGAAGATGTAGAGGCCATCACCGCAGCAAGTGCCGCCCGGGCAGAAGCTTTTAATAACAGCGATGCCGCGGGCATTGCTGAGCACTTTACCGAAGATGCAATACTCATGGCTCCGGCAGAGCCCGCCCGACAGGGAAGGGCAGCAGTGCAGGACTACTACCAAACTATTTTTGATGCCTACGAAGTGACGCTGGATAGTCATTACGAAGAAGTAGAAGTCAGCGGAGATATGGCTTATGGCAGGGGAGAGGCCATCGTCAGGCTGACGCCCAAAGGCGGAGGAGAAACTACTACTGCTGCCTCCAAATACCTGAATATCCTTAAGCGGCAGCCCGACGGAAGCTGGAAAACCACCCACGACGTCTGGAATGCCAACGAATAA
- a CDS encoding ATP-binding protein, with product MASVLQKDIRDLANIESLTQIPNVLQLLSTRVGSTLNMADIGRLSGIKNTTIQRYMALLEHGFLLVKVQAWTPNLEGSFVKSSKVYLNDTGLLCHLRGENKESLLTNRSGVGPLLENYVVMETLKQLSWSDQYLKPYHFSMHKGAEVDLVLESRKKQVFGIEIKSAASLKEKDFKGFKRLAELTGDKFQKGIVLYSGDQVLGFGDNLYAVPVPALWHS from the coding sequence ATGGCATCCGTACTACAAAAAGATATTAGAGACTTAGCAAATATTGAAAGTTTAACTCAAATTCCAAATGTCTTACAGTTGCTAAGTACAAGAGTGGGTAGCACATTGAATATGGCAGATATAGGTCGGCTTTCAGGAATCAAAAATACTACGATACAGAGGTACATGGCTCTATTAGAACATGGCTTTTTGCTGGTAAAGGTGCAAGCCTGGACACCAAATTTAGAAGGTTCGTTCGTGAAATCCTCTAAAGTATACCTAAATGATACGGGTTTATTATGCCATTTAAGGGGAGAGAATAAAGAGAGTTTATTGACTAACAGAAGTGGAGTAGGACCATTGTTAGAAAACTATGTGGTGATGGAAACTCTCAAGCAACTAAGCTGGTCAGATCAATATCTGAAGCCTTATCACTTTAGTATGCATAAAGGAGCCGAAGTTGATTTAGTTTTGGAGAGCCGGAAAAAGCAAGTGTTTGGAATAGAAATAAAATCAGCAGCTTCCTTAAAGGAAAAGGATTTTAAGGGATTCAAGCGATTGGCAGAATTGACAGGAGATAAATTTCAAAAAGGGATAGTGCTTTACAGTGGAGACCAGGTGCTGGGTTTCGGAGACAATCTATATGCCGTACCTGTTCCTGCATTGTGGCACTCCTGA